The genomic DNA GCAGCCGCAGAAATTCAGCCCGCCGACGGTGATCGGCGCCGATTTCTCCGGGTCGCGGTCGGTGACGTAGGCGACGATGGTCGGGATCATGCCGATGCCGAACAGGATCGAGGTGGCCAGCACCACCAGACCCGCCGGGATGATCAGCAGGATCAGCGTCAGCATGCTGCCCTTGCGCTTCTTTTTCTTCCCGCCGCTCTTGCCGCCGCGCGCCATGGGTGCACCCGATCCTTGGTTTGAAGGCCGCCGTCAGAAGGCGAAGAAGAGGATGATGCCGCCGACCAGAATCGTGGACAGCAGGCTCGACACGATGGCCGCCACCTGCCGTCCGGAGGATTCGATGATGCTGTTCCGGTCGCCGATGCTCTGCCGCAGCTTGTTGATCTCGGCGTCGGCCTCGCGGTAGGCGATCTGGCCGGCCTCGAACTCCAGCTTGTCGCGGCGCAACGCCTCCGGATCGTCGACGATCTTCAGCAGATCGCCGAGGCGCCCGTTGTGGGCCGCGGAGTCGGCCTGCTTGCGCACGTTGTCCTGGTGCGGCCGGCTGTGAAAGCGGCGGAAGGCCGGGTCGAGCAGCGACACCACCCAGGCGGCGAGGTGCGACAGCGAGTCGGTGCCGGTGCGCGCCTGGACGTCGGCCAGGATGGTCAGCATGGCGATCACCCGGCGCATCGGCTCGATGCTGGAGCCGAGCTGGGTGTAGAGCATCTCGTCGGTCCGCCGGTGCCGCACCGCCAGGAAGGCGGCGATGTGGCGGTCGATGGGGTCCTTGTGCCGCTCGCTGCCCGCCCCCGTCCAGTCGAGCGCGCGCAGCAGTTCCGCCGGGGTGGTCGGCATCTGCTTGGCGACGAGCGGGCTGATGCAGGGCATGGTCGGGTTCATCTCGTACAGGACGCGCTCCACCCCCAGACCGTGGCCCGTGCGGTCCAGCAAACCGCGGACCTGATCAAAGTTCTGCACCATCGGCACGAACTCCGGCTTGAAGTCGCTCTGCACGCTCACCCAGAACATGGGAAGCTGGTTGGCCAGGACTTCCGCCGACGGCTGCGGCGACTCGCCGCGCAGGAAGGCGTCGGCCAGCATGGTGCCGATGCCGTCGGGCATCATCGCCTTGCCGCGGTAGCGGATGGGCGCGCCGGGGTCCAGCGCCATGCAGACGCGGGCGACCAGCCGTTCGGCCATGCTGCCGCCCTTGCCGGTGGTCGAGGCGGTCTGCACCGCGTTCGCCACCGCCTCCGCCCGCGCGTCGTCGCCCATGGAGCGGCGCAGCCACTTGTCCAGCTCGCCGCCCTCGATGACCGTGGCCGCCGGCGCCACATGGCGGGCGAAGGCGCGGGCCAGCGTGCGGCAATGCCAGTAATCCTGCCCCTGGAACTCCAGCGGTCGGGCGGCGCGGCGCGGCACCTGCGGCTGCTTCGGGCTGAGACGCCGCCCGGCGACCCAGAGGTCGAGGTCCTGAAGCGTCCAGCGCTGCTTGGGATCGTCCACCAGCAGGCCGCGGATCACCTCGCTGATGGCCAGCGGCAGGCGCATCTGGCCGACCAGCGCCGGGTAGGACCCGCGCTCGATCTTGGCCTGGAGGATCGCCTCGTCCTCCGCCGCCCCCACCGGGTTGCGTCCCAGCAGCAGGAGCAGCAGCGTGACGCCCAGCGAGTAGAGGTCGTCGGCCATGGTGCCGGTGCCGCGCCCGGCGGGCGAGGCCATGCCGCGTTCCACCGTCTCCAGCAGGACCGACTGGCCGTAGCCGGGCGGGGTGGACAGGCATTCGCCCAGCATCAGGCTGCTGGAGGCCAGATCGCGGTAGTAGAGGTTGGTCGGGCGGATCGCGCCATGGACCACGCCGCGGCTCGACAGCTCCTTCAGCGCCGCGACCAGCGGATGGATGATCTGGCGGGTCAGATGGTCTTCGGGGATCGGGTCCGCGGCCTCGGTCAGGCTGTTCATCAGCCGCTTGCCCGCCGGACGCTCGAAGATCATGCAGAGGCGGCGCCCCTGGCTCGCCGGCCAATCCACCATCCCCCAGTCGAGGAGGCGCATGTGGGCCTGGTTGTCGAGGCTGGCGATGGTCGCGGCGATGTCGGTGCGGGCCAGCGTGGCGCCGTGGCCGATGATGGCGAAGGCTTCGGACCGCTTGTCACGCAGCGGCTTGGCCGTGTAGGCGTTGCCGCCGATGGCGTTGAGCGCGGCGAGCGGCGCGCTGGGGTGGATTTCGTACCGCTCGGCCAGCTTGACCGGCTCGGCGTTCGCCATCATCCGATCCGCGGCGGCTGCGGTCATGGCATCGGATGGCATGGCGTTCGAATCCCCGGAGCCTGCGAGCGTGTGCCAGCCTTAGTCGCTCGAAAAGGGCAAACAAATTGTTAACGCGGGGAAAGTGGTCGCATCGGGCCCCCTCCCCGGCCCTCCCCCGCTGACGCGGGAGAGGGAGATCAGTCCTCTCTCCCACCGAAGGTGGGGGAGGGTTAGGGAGGGGGCCCGGGGCCTAAACCTTCACATCAATCCTGGAACGGGTCGTTCATCAGGATGGTGTCGTCGCGTTCCGGGCTGGTGGACAGCAGGGCCACCGGAGCCTGGATCAGCTCTTCCACATGACGGACGTACTTCACCGCCTGGGCCGGCAGCTCCGCCCAGGAGCGGGCGCCCTGGGTGCTGTCCTTCCAACCCTCGAAGGTCTCGTAGATCGGCTCGACGCGGGCCTGGGCGCCGGCGTTGGCCGGGAAGTAATCCAGCTCCTGCCCGTCCAGACGGTAGCCGACGCACACCTTGATCTCGTCGAAGCCGTCCAGCACGTCCAGCTTGGTCATGGCGATGCCGTCGATGCCGCCGGTCTTCACAGCCTGGCGCACCATCACGGCGTCGAACCAGCCGCAGCGGCGCTTGCGCCCGGTGACCACGCCGAACTCCTTGCCGCGCTGGCCGATCAGCTCGCCGACGTCGTCGAACAGCTCGGTCGGGAACGGGCCGGAGCCGACGCGCGTCGTGTAGGCCTTGCAGATGCCCAGCACATAGCCGACGGCGCGCGGGCCCATGCCGCTGCCGGCGGCGGCGTTGCCGGCCACCGTGTTGGAGGAGGTGACGTACGGATAGGTGCCGTGGTCGATGTCGAGCATCTGGCCCTGCGCGCCTTCGAACAGGATGCGCTTGCCCGCGCGGCGCAGCTCGTCCAGCGTCTTCCAGACGACCGACGCGTAGGGCAGCACCTGCGGGGTGATCTCGCGCAGCGGGTCCAGGATGTCGGCCGGGGTCATCTCCGGTGCGCCCAGGCCGCGGAGCAGCAGGTTGTGGTGGGCCAGCAGGGCGTCCACCTTCTCCTTCAGCACCGCCTCGTCGCCGAGGTCGCACAGGCGGATGGCCCGGCGGGCCACCTTGTCCTCATAGGCCGGGCCGATGCCGCGGCCGGTCGTGCCGATCTTGCCGGCGCCGCGGGCCTCCTCGCGCGCCTTGTCGAGCGCGCTGTGGACCGGAAGGATCAGCGGAACGTTCTCGGCGACCTGGAGCGTGGCGGGGGACACGTCCACGCCCTGGCTCTTGATCGCCGTCACTTCGCGGATGAAGGCCCAGGGGTCGAAGACGACGCCGTTGCCGATGATCGACAGCTTGTTCGGCCGAACCACGCCCGAAGGCAGCAGGCTCAGCTTGTACGTCACGCCGTTGATCACCAGCGTGTGGCCGGCGTTGTGACCGCCCTGGAAGCGCACCACCACGTCGGCCCGGCTGGACAGCCAGTCGACGATCTTGCCCTTGCCCTCGTCGCCCCACTGGGCGCCGACCACCGCCACGTTGGCCATGTGTGTCTCCGCAAAAAAAGAAGGCAGAAAGAAAACGTTGCCCATGCAAAGGCGCCCCCGCGGCGCGGGGGACGCCCCATCGTGAAGTCTCAAGTCAGCGGCGTGACCGTGCCGCCGTCCAGACGGTGACCGCAGTCCAGCCGCCGGGCCTCCGCCGCCGCGTCCGCCACGGGGGCCAGCCCCGCCACGGTGACCCAACCCTCGGCGCGCAGCTTGCCCGCCGCGGCCCAGGAGGTGCCATGCGGCACATAAACGCGCTTGGCCGGCTCCGGCGCCGGAACGGCGCGCAGGAGCGTGTCCATGTAGAGGGTGAAGCCGGTCCCCGGCTCGCCCTCCTCCTCCACGCCCGGACGCACCCCGGCGCGGTAGCGGCCCCCCGCCCCCAGCTCGCCGCGCACGTCGCGCGCGAACAGGGTGAAGCTGAGGCCGGTCTGGTATTCGAAGCCGCGGTGCTCCACCAGATCGACGGTGATCGTCAGATCGGGGCGCGCGGCGCGCAGCAGACGCAGGGCGTCGGTCAGGCGGCGCCGGTCCTTTTCCGCCGTTTCCGGCAGCGGCAGCGCCGACAGCACCTCCATGGCGCGCTCCGCCGGGCCGGAAGCCGCCATCAGCGTTTGCAGCAGCGAGGCCGCCGGACCGCCGACCGCGCTCACCGCCGCGGCGTCCTTCTTGTCCAGCGCCTCGCGCAGGCGGGCCGTTTCCTCCTCGCCGAGACCCAGGCCGCGGCAGACCCGCGCCACCATGGTCGGCACGCAGAGGTCCACCGACAGGTGCCGCACCCCCACCCCTTCCAGGGCGTGGGCGGCGAGCAGGATCACCTCGGCGTCCGCCTCGGCCTCCAGCGGGCCGATCAGCTCGACGCCGACCTGGGTGATCTGCCGCTCGGGACGGAGCTGCGAGCCCTTCACGCGCAGCACCGGCCCGGCGTAGCACAGCCGCACCGGGCGGGCGCCGTTCTTCAGGCGGGTGGTGGCGATGCGCACGATCTGCGGGGTGATGTCGGCGCGCACGGCCATCATGCGCTGCGACAGCGGGTCCATCAGCCGGAAGGTCTGCTTCGCCATGGCGGCGCCGGAGCCGGACAGCAGATTGTCCTCGAACTCGACGAGCGGCGGCTCGACGCGCTCGTAGCCGTGGGCGGTGAAGTCCGCCAGCAGGCGCGCCACCGCCGCCGCTTCGTGCGCCGCTTCGGGCGGCAGCACGTCGTGCAGGCCGGCGGGCAACAGGGCGGAGCTCAGGGAATCAGCGGGCATGGCCTGCGTCGTCTCGTCGAATGGGTGGCAAACCGTCGGCATGGCGAGAGCCCGCACGTCCTGTGGGCATGCGGTGCTCGGGCATACGGAGCGGGTCAATACCCCACCCCCCTTCCTCATGCAAACGGAAAAGCCCCGCGGCCCATGCCCGTCTCCCCTGCGCCGACGACAGGCGCCCGTCCGGCATGATTCGAAACATGAATGCATTCCAATCGAATCTTTGTTGAGTTTGATGCGAAACCTCCGGCATCCTGTGTACGAACCGTGCCGGCAGCAGCGGGGGAACGACGCCATGGCACGCCCGTCCGCCAGTTACGAAGTGCAGATCTACGCCCAGGACCACTGGGTCCTGGAGGGCCGCTTCGACACCGAGGCGGAGGCGCTGGTCTTCGGCCGCAAGACGCTGTCCGGCGGCAGGATCGAGGGCATGCGGGTGGTGCGCGACTGGCGGCGCCCGGACGGACGCCACGTCGAGACGGAAGTCCATGTGGAGTTCCGTCAGGTCTCCCGCATGGTGGCCGCCTCCCCCATCGACGAGACGCCGGCGCTCTGCCTCACGCTCGACCACTGCTACGGCGTGCAGAGCCGCATGGCGATGAACCGCGTGCTGCGCAATTACGTGGAGCGCGCGGTGGTTACCCCGACCGAGGTGCTGCACAACCACGCGGAACTGGCCCGGCTTCTAAACACCGACAACCTCGTGCCCACCGCGGTCGGGCGGGTCGCCGCACTCCAGGCGGAGAAGGCCGGGACGGACGGGCGCGGGCGGCGCGACGCGCTGAACCGGCTGATGCACGAACTGACCGACCGGGCGCGCGCCGCCGCCGCGCGCAAGGACCTGCCGCCCATCGCCGCCACCGGCTTCCGCCCCATGTTCGACCGGCTGGATTCGAGCCTGCCGGCGGAGGAGCGCGACTTCCTCGCCCGCGTCGTGCTGTCGCGCGAGCTGGTGCAGATGCGCAACTGGCTGGCCAAGCTGGACTTCCTGGGGGAGCTGGCTCGGGAGGACGGAGGTGCGGTTGACCGGCCGCTGGTTCTGCTCGACGGCGTGATTGCCGACGTTCTGGGCGCCCCCTCCGTCGCGCAGGAGCTTCTCGGCGCCCAGGGCAGCCTGGCGGAGGCGCTGTGCAATCTGATCGACCTGTCGCGGGGCCGCCTGTCCCCGGCCAAGCGGGCGGAGGGCGACCGCGCCGTCCAGCTCAACGAGCTTCTCGCCTTCCATGACCTCGACCAGACGCGGCTGGTCATCCTGGATCTGGTGCGCCGGCAGTTGAAGGGCACGCAGCCGCTCTATCGCTCCGACCCGTCGTTGGAGATGGAGGCCTTCCAGGAGATCCTGAAGCGCACGCTCGGCCCCGACGGGCCGGCCGGGGGCGGCCCGATGGCGGAGGCGCTGGTCCTGCGCTACCTGCGCTTCCTGGAGGGCGGCGGGGCGCCGGGCCGCAAGCAGGCCATCACGGAGGTGGCCAGCCGCATCCCCGACGCGCGGGACCGGGTGCGCTTCCTGCTCGCGCTGGCCGACTCCGACCTCGGCCATGGGCATGCCGGGGACATCGCCCGGCTGCTGCACGCGCTGACTGGCACCCCGGCGGGCTATGGCCGCTTCATCCACCCCCGCCTGCCGCCCCGCGACAATCTGGAAACGCTGACCCTGCTCTACTGCCAAGCCGCCGACTCGGCGCTTCCGGAGGAGGCGCGAACCCGCCTGACCGGTGACCTCGACGCGCTTCTGGTGGCCTACATCACCGAGGAGCGGGTGGTCGAGCGGCTGGACGATCCTGGCGATTCCCTGCGGCTGCGCGCGAACCGTCTGCTGCAGGTCTGCGCGCCGGGCATCCTGCGCAGCCGGCGGGCCCTGGAGATGGTCCGGCGCCGCGTGGTCGAGCATCTCCGCCAACCGCAGTTCGACCGGAAATACGTGGAGGATCTGCCCGACGCGGCGCAGCAGCAGCGCGCCCTAAGGGAGTTCTACCGCATGTTGGGAGACGCCGGCTTCGTGTGAACCGCCGCTTGGAAGCGGATGGACAGCACCCGCCCCTTTGGATAATCAGCGCATCACATCGGGACAAGACGGGGCGCCGCCATCGGCCCCCGCGGCGACGAAGGGCACAGCCTTGGGCAATGGCGTCGGCAATGGAATTGCGCTGGGACCGGTCTTCCACATCATCGGGATTCTTTTGACCATCCTCGGGCTCGGCATGCTGGTGCCGGCCTTGGCCGATGCCGCCGTGGGCAACCGCGACTGGATGGCCTTTGTCGGCTCCAGCGCGGCGACGCTGGCGGTCAGCGGCGGCATGGTCCTGGCGACGTCGAGCAAGGAGCACACACGCTTCACCGTAAAGCAGCATTTCCTGCTGACCACGCTGTCCTGGTGCGTCCTGGCCGCCTTCGGCGCCCTGCCCTTCATGATCTCGGCCGCCCGCCTGCCCTTCACCGACGCCTATTACGAGGCGATGTCGGGCCTTTCCACCACCGGCGGAACGGTGATCGTCGGGCTGGACGACGCCCCGCCGGGGGTCCTGCTGTGGCGGTCCTTGCTCAACTGGTTCGGCGGGGTCGGCATCATCGTCATGGCCATCGCGGTGCTGCCCATCCTGCGGGTCGGCGGCATGCAATTGTTCCGCACCGAGTCCTCCGACAAGGGCGACAAGCCCTTCGCCACGGTGCAGGACACCGCCGGCGCCATCGCCATGATCTATCTGGCGCTGACCGTCCTGTCGGCCGTGGCCTATCATCTGGCCGGCATGACGTGGTTCGACGCGATCAACCACGCCATGGCGTCCGTCGCCACCGGCGGCTTCTCGACCAAGGACGCCTCGCTCGGCTGGTTCGATTCCCACGCGGTGCTGTGGGTGGCGACCTTTTCGATGATCTGCGGGGCCTTGCCGCTGACCTGGTACATCCGCCTGCTGCGCGGCCAGCGCAACGCGCCGCTCTCCGGCGACAGCCAGGTGAACGCGCTGCTGGCGATCCTGCTGGTGGCCGGCGTCGCCATGACCCTGTGGGCCTTCACCGTGGTCGGCCTGCCCTTCCCGGATGCGCTCAGCCATTCGGCGGTGAACGTCACCTCGATCATCACCGGGACCGGATTCGTCTCCACCGACTATTCGACCTGGGGCAGCTTCGCCGTCGTCGCCTTTTTCTTCTTCTACTTCATCGGCGGCTGCACCGGATCGACGGCGGGGTCGATCAAGGTCTTCCGCTGGCAGGTGCTGGCGCTGTCGATGCTGAACCAGATGCAGCGGATGCTGAAGCCGAACCGCGTGCTGGTCCCGCTCTATCAGGGCAAGGTGCTGGACGAGGATGTGGTCGGCTCCGTCATCAACCTCGCCTTCGCCTTCATGGCGGCCTTCGGCATCCTGTCGCTCCTGGTCGCCGCGATGGGCGTTGACTATCTGAGCGCGGCCAGCGCCGTCGCCTCGGCACTGGCCAACGCCGGACCGGGGCTGGGGCCGGTGGTCGGCCCGGCGGGCACCATGGCCCCCCTGCCCGACGCCGCGAAATGGGTGCTGAGCTTCGCCATGCTGCTGGGCCGGCTGGAGGTCTTCACCGTGCTGGTGCTGATCCTGCCGAGCTTCTGGCGGGATTGAGCGGGCCATGAAAAAGGCCGCGCCGAAGTGGCGCGGCCTTCCTTTTGCGGCCTTGTATGAATCAGCGCCCGAAGGTCTCCGCCTTGACCGTGGCGAAGGCCCAGTCGAGCCAGGGCAGGACCGCCTCCATATCCTCGTTCTCCACCGTGGCGCCGCCCCACAGGCGCAGGCCCGGAGGGGCGTCGCGGTAGGAACCGGCGTCGAAGGCGGCCTCTTCCTGCTCCAGAAGTGCTGAGAGCTTCTTGGCGAAGTCCGCCTGGGCCTCCGGCGTCAGGGCGGTCACCTCGGGGTCGGTGAAGCGCAGGCAGATCGAGGTGCAGGAGCGCGTCGCCGGATCGTCCCCCAGGAAGCCGGCCCAGGTCGAGGCCGCCACCCACTCCGAGACGATGCGCAGGTTCTGCTCCGACCGGCGGATGAGCTGGGTCAGCCCGCCGACCGACAGCGACCAGCGCAGCCCGTCGATGGCGTCCTCCACACAGAGCATGGACGGCGTGTTGATGGTGTCACCGACGAAGATGCCCTCGATCAGCTTGCCGCCACTGGTCAGGCGGAAAATCTTGGGCAGCGGGCGGTCGGGCTGGAAGCTCTCCAGCCGCGCCACGGCGCGCGGGCTGAGCACCAGCATGCCATGCGCGGCCTCGCCGCCCAGCACCTTCTGCCAGGACCAGGTGGCGACGTCGATCTTGCTCCAGGGAATGTCCATGGCGAAGGCGGCGGAGGTCGCGTCGCAGATCGACAAGCCCTGGCGGTCCGCCGGAATCCAGTCGCCGTCCGGCACCCGCACGCCCGACGTCGTGCCGTTCCAGGTGAACACCACGTCGCGGCTGAAATCGGCCTGCGACAGGTCCGGCAGTTCGCCGTAGGGGGCCTGGATGGTCCGCACATCGGACAGGCGGAGCTGCTTGGTGACGTCGGTCACCCACTCCTTGCCGAAGCTCTCCCAGGCCATCATGTCGACGCCGCGCTCACCCAGCAGGTTCCACAGCGCCATCTCCACCGCCCCGGTGTCGGAGGCCGGAACGATGCCGATGCGGTAGTCGCCGGGAATCGCCAGCACGGCGCGGGTGAGGTCGATGACCTCCTTCAGCTTCGCCTTGCCCGGCTTCGAGCGGTGGGAGCGGCCGAGCAGCGCGCCGTCCAGGGCGTCCAGCGACCAGCCGGGCCGCTTGGCGCAGGGGCCGGAGGAAAACAGCGGGTTCGACGGCCGGCGGGCGGGCTTCATGGACACTCTACTCCCCGAAACATGGGATTGCGGTATGGCCGGGGACGATAGGAGGTGCACGGAGGCCCGTCAATCAGCCGCTCACGCGCAGCAGCGTCGCCTGGATGTGGCGGATGCCCGCCGCGTCGCAGATGTAATAGCAGACCGCCACCCGCCCGTCCGCCAGCACGGTCGCCCAGGGATAGCCGACGTCGGGCGACGGGGCGTCGTCGCGGATCACCACTTCCGGTGCGCTTTCCAGCGTCTCCCGCCGGCTGTCCCAGACGCGGGCGCGCACGCCGTAGGGCTGGTGGCGGTAACCGTAGACGACGAGCAGCCGCCCGTCCGGCAGCGGACAGGCGTCGTAGGGATGCCCGATGACCGCGCTCTCGATCCACGGTGCCCAGCTTTCCCCGAGATCGCGGGAAACCGAGGTGGCGAGGCGGTCGCCCAACCCGGTGGTGCGATGGAAGGCGACCAACTGTCCGTCCGCGGTCAGGTGCAGGGCGGTCTCGCAGAAACCGGCCCGCCCCGCGGGGTCGCGCGCGATGGTGCTGCGCAGAGCCCAGCTTTCCCCGCAATCACGCGAGGCGAACAGGTAGCTGGTGTAGGGGCCGCCGGTGTAGGTCGCCATCAGCAGCGTGCCGTCCGGTGCCTCCACCGCCCGCCCGCGCACGGCCCCGCCCAGCATCGGGCGCAGGCCGGGCAGGATCGGGCCCTGGTCCGGCAATTCCGGCAGGTAGCGGTGGTCCGACCAGCGCCGCCCGCCGTCGTCGCTGACCCGGGTGCTGCCGCCCCAGAACAGGAAGAAGGTGCCCGACGTTTCGGCGTTGCCCAGCAGGTGGACGCCCTTCTCGCGCAGCCGCAGGCCGTGGCGCGCCGACATCGGGTACCAGCCGAAGCTGCCCAGGACGATCCGCCCCGAACGCAGGGCCAGCAGGCTGGGGTCCTGGTCGCCGGCCTCCGGATCGGTGGGCAGCGGCTGCGGCGCGCCCTCAGGCTCGAAATCCGGGGTGAAGCGCTGGATCACGAGGTGGGAGCGCGAGTCCACATGGTCGACGCTGGTGAAGTCGCCGCTGCCCTCCGCCGTCTCCCCGTGCAGCCAACGATGGTCGCGGGCGCGCCGGAAGGCCACCAGCACCCGCCCATCGGCCAACGTCGCCGCGGACGGGAAGGACGCGTAGAAGCGCCGGTCGCTGTAGACGATGCGATGGGAAAGACTGTCGAGCATGCCCCTGGAATCCACCTTGCGCCCACGGCATTGGGGGCGCGCAGCCAATGTCCGGTTGCCGGAATGAAGGATTCCTTTACGGTGAGCGTGATCCCTTGGTAGTCACACCGCTTTCCGCAGCCCTGTCCGGCGAAGGTCATGACCGACGTGAGCACCGAAACGGCCGCCACCGCGAACATCCCCTACGGCCGCCACCGCGACCGCAACGACCTGTCGCGGGTGCTGCCGCTGACCACGCCCTTCTCGCTGCTGATCGATCCGTCGAATGGCTGCAACTTCCGCTGCGTCTTTTGCGCCACCGGCAACCCCGACCTGCTGAAGGAAATCGGCCGGCCGCGCGGCGCCATGAAGTTCGACCTGTTCCGCAAGATCGCCGACGACATCGCCGAATTCGACGCGCCGATCAAATCCGTCCACCTCTACAAGGACGGCGAGCCGCTGGTGAACACGCGGATCGAACACATGGTCCATCGTCTGAAGTCGCAGGGCCTTGCCCGCCATGTCGAGATGACCAGCAACGGCTCCCTGCTGACGCCGGAGCGGGCGGACGCCCTCCTGGCCGCCGGGCTGGACGCCATGCGCGTCTCCGTCTACGGGGCCAGCGACGCCATGTACAAGCGGGTAACCCGGCGCTTCGACCGCTTCCGGACCATCGTGGACAACGTGGCCTATCTTTACCGCCGCAAGACCGAGCTGGGCCGCGATTTCCATCTCCACTGCAAGATCATCAACGTGGAGTTGACGGAGGAGGAGCGGCAGAGCTTCATCGACACTTTCACGCCGATCGCCGACAGCCTGTTCGTCCATCCCCTGCATGGCGAAGCGCTGGCCGAGGAGAGCGCCTTCGCCGCCGCCCCCGACACGGCCCGCAAGGTGTGCTCCGAGCCCTTCCTGAAGCTGGCCATCAACTTCAACGGCGAAGTGTCGGTGTGCTGCGCCGACTGGCGCATGGGGACCATCGTCGGCAACGTCGCCGAGGAGTCGCTGCGCGACATCTGGAACGGCGAGCGGCTGCGCGATTTCCGGCTGAAGCATCTGGAAGGCCGGCGCGACGAGATCGAAGCCTGCCGCGGCTGCTCCTACGTCCAGACCCTGCCCGCCGACAACAATCTGGACGGCTTCGCCGCGGACCTCATCGCCAAATACCGGGCTTGAGCGCCCGCAAAGGCCCGCCTCAGGGCCAGCGCTTCGCGCGCAGCGGTACCGCGCCGGAGCCTTCCCTCGTCACCGTCCCGGAGTCCTGAGAATCCGCTTCCCGAGGGGCCGTTTCGAGCGCTCCCACCTCCAGGGGCCGGTCGGACAGCAGATCCTTGATCGGCACACCGAGCATTTCCTCCTGGTTCCGTTCCGCCTGCTCCAGCAGC from Azospirillum brasilense includes the following:
- a CDS encoding serine/threonine protein kinase — encoded protein: MPSDAMTAAAADRMMANAEPVKLAERYEIHPSAPLAALNAIGGNAYTAKPLRDKRSEAFAIIGHGATLARTDIAATIASLDNQAHMRLLDWGMVDWPASQGRRLCMIFERPAGKRLMNSLTEAADPIPEDHLTRQIIHPLVAALKELSSRGVVHGAIRPTNLYYRDLASSSLMLGECLSTPPGYGQSVLLETVERGMASPAGRGTGTMADDLYSLGVTLLLLLLGRNPVGAAEDEAILQAKIERGSYPALVGQMRLPLAISEVIRGLLVDDPKQRWTLQDLDLWVAGRRLSPKQPQVPRRAARPLEFQGQDYWHCRTLARAFARHVAPAATVIEGGELDKWLRRSMGDDARAEAVANAVQTASTTGKGGSMAERLVARVCMALDPGAPIRYRGKAMMPDGIGTMLADAFLRGESPQPSAEVLANQLPMFWVSVQSDFKPEFVPMVQNFDQVRGLLDRTGHGLGVERVLYEMNPTMPCISPLVAKQMPTTPAELLRALDWTGAGSERHKDPIDRHIAAFLAVRHRRTDEMLYTQLGSSIEPMRRVIAMLTILADVQARTGTDSLSHLAAWVVSLLDPAFRRFHSRPHQDNVRKQADSAAHNGRLGDLLKIVDDPEALRRDKLEFEAGQIAYREADAEINKLRQSIGDRNSIIESSGRQVAAIVSSLLSTILVGGIILFFAF
- a CDS encoding adenylosuccinate synthase — translated: MANVAVVGAQWGDEGKGKIVDWLSSRADVVVRFQGGHNAGHTLVINGVTYKLSLLPSGVVRPNKLSIIGNGVVFDPWAFIREVTAIKSQGVDVSPATLQVAENVPLILPVHSALDKAREEARGAGKIGTTGRGIGPAYEDKVARRAIRLCDLGDEAVLKEKVDALLAHHNLLLRGLGAPEMTPADILDPLREITPQVLPYASVVWKTLDELRRAGKRILFEGAQGQMLDIDHGTYPYVTSSNTVAGNAAAGSGMGPRAVGYVLGICKAYTTRVGSGPFPTELFDDVGELIGQRGKEFGVVTGRKRRCGWFDAVMVRQAVKTGGIDGIAMTKLDVLDGFDEIKVCVGYRLDGQELDYFPANAGAQARVEPIYETFEGWKDSTQGARSWAELPAQAVKYVRHVEELIQAPVALLSTSPERDDTILMNDPFQD
- a CDS encoding ATP phosphoribosyltransferase regulatory subunit encodes the protein MPADSLSSALLPAGLHDVLPPEAAHEAAAVARLLADFTAHGYERVEPPLVEFEDNLLSGSGAAMAKQTFRLMDPLSQRMMAVRADITPQIVRIATTRLKNGARPVRLCYAGPVLRVKGSQLRPERQITQVGVELIGPLEAEADAEVILLAAHALEGVGVRHLSVDLCVPTMVARVCRGLGLGEEETARLREALDKKDAAAVSAVGGPAASLLQTLMAASGPAERAMEVLSALPLPETAEKDRRRLTDALRLLRAARPDLTITVDLVEHRGFEYQTGLSFTLFARDVRGELGAGGRYRAGVRPGVEEEGEPGTGFTLYMDTLLRAVPAPEPAKRVYVPHGTSWAAAGKLRAEGWVTVAGLAPVADAAAEARRLDCGHRLDGGTVTPLT
- a CDS encoding TrkH family potassium uptake protein, coding for MGNGVGNGIALGPVFHIIGILLTILGLGMLVPALADAAVGNRDWMAFVGSSAATLAVSGGMVLATSSKEHTRFTVKQHFLLTTLSWCVLAAFGALPFMISAARLPFTDAYYEAMSGLSTTGGTVIVGLDDAPPGVLLWRSLLNWFGGVGIIVMAIAVLPILRVGGMQLFRTESSDKGDKPFATVQDTAGAIAMIYLALTVLSAVAYHLAGMTWFDAINHAMASVATGGFSTKDASLGWFDSHAVLWVATFSMICGALPLTWYIRLLRGQRNAPLSGDSQVNALLAILLVAGVAMTLWAFTVVGLPFPDALSHSAVNVTSIITGTGFVSTDYSTWGSFAVVAFFFFYFIGGCTGSTAGSIKVFRWQVLALSMLNQMQRMLKPNRVLVPLYQGKVLDEDVVGSVINLAFAFMAAFGILSLLVAAMGVDYLSAASAVASALANAGPGLGPVVGPAGTMAPLPDAAKWVLSFAMLLGRLEVFTVLVLILPSFWRD
- a CDS encoding phosphoserine transaminase — protein: MKPARRPSNPLFSSGPCAKRPGWSLDALDGALLGRSHRSKPGKAKLKEVIDLTRAVLAIPGDYRIGIVPASDTGAVEMALWNLLGERGVDMMAWESFGKEWVTDVTKQLRLSDVRTIQAPYGELPDLSQADFSRDVVFTWNGTTSGVRVPDGDWIPADRQGLSICDATSAAFAMDIPWSKIDVATWSWQKVLGGEAAHGMLVLSPRAVARLESFQPDRPLPKIFRLTSGGKLIEGIFVGDTINTPSMLCVEDAIDGLRWSLSVGGLTQLIRRSEQNLRIVSEWVAASTWAGFLGDDPATRSCTSICLRFTDPEVTALTPEAQADFAKKLSALLEQEEAAFDAGSYRDAPPGLRLWGGATVENEDMEAVLPWLDWAFATVKAETFGR
- a CDS encoding sialidase family protein yields the protein MLDSLSHRIVYSDRRFYASFPSAATLADGRVLVAFRRARDHRWLHGETAEGSGDFTSVDHVDSRSHLVIQRFTPDFEPEGAPQPLPTDPEAGDQDPSLLALRSGRIVLGSFGWYPMSARHGLRLREKGVHLLGNAETSGTFFLFWGGSTRVSDDGGRRWSDHRYLPELPDQGPILPGLRPMLGGAVRGRAVEAPDGTLLMATYTGGPYTSYLFASRDCGESWALRSTIARDPAGRAGFCETALHLTADGQLVAFHRTTGLGDRLATSVSRDLGESWAPWIESAVIGHPYDACPLPDGRLLVVYGYRHQPYGVRARVWDSRRETLESAPEVVIRDDAPSPDVGYPWATVLADGRVAVCYYICDAAGIRHIQATLLRVSG
- a CDS encoding radical SAM/SPASM domain-containing protein, producing MTDVSTETAATANIPYGRHRDRNDLSRVLPLTTPFSLLIDPSNGCNFRCVFCATGNPDLLKEIGRPRGAMKFDLFRKIADDIAEFDAPIKSVHLYKDGEPLVNTRIEHMVHRLKSQGLARHVEMTSNGSLLTPERADALLAAGLDAMRVSVYGASDAMYKRVTRRFDRFRTIVDNVAYLYRRKTELGRDFHLHCKIINVELTEEERQSFIDTFTPIADSLFVHPLHGEALAEESAFAAAPDTARKVCSEPFLKLAINFNGEVSVCCADWRMGTIVGNVAEESLRDIWNGERLRDFRLKHLEGRRDEIEACRGCSYVQTLPADNNLDGFAADLIAKYRA